The Acetomicrobium flavidum genome window below encodes:
- a CDS encoding HTH domain-containing protein, with protein MKLRDAVIQVLQEAGEPLHITEITRRILSKNLWTTRGKTPDRTVGARIYMDIKNKGEQSPFLLTAPQTFGLRTFEKQPTPEEAVTAGQPNSNNRTITYSFTNAAEKVLEDLGNGEPMHYRDITKKALEMRLLATEGKTPEATMYAQIISEIKRYKARGEQPRFIQHGKGYISLSRWSEHGLASQIEQHNKKVRQELRNRLFNMEWDRFEDLIARLLAEMGFEDIEVTNPTRDGGIDVRGTLVVGDVIRTRMAIQVKKWKQNIQAPIIQQVRGSLGAHEQGLIITTSDFSTGARKEAARPDATPVALMSGEQLVLLMVEYGIGVTRVSHDLIELGEDEAITNDTV; from the coding sequence ATGAAATTGCGCGATGCTGTCATTCAGGTATTGCAGGAGGCGGGCGAACCGCTTCATATTACTGAAATAACACGACGCATTCTTTCTAAAAATCTATGGACTACAAGGGGGAAAACCCCGGACCGTACTGTAGGTGCTCGAATTTATATGGATATCAAAAACAAGGGGGAGCAATCCCCCTTTCTCTTAACGGCTCCGCAAACTTTTGGGCTGCGTACCTTCGAAAAACAACCAACCCCAGAAGAAGCTGTTACAGCAGGGCAGCCTAATTCAAACAACCGCACAATAACGTATTCGTTTACCAATGCAGCCGAAAAAGTGTTGGAAGACTTAGGCAACGGAGAACCCATGCATTATCGCGACATAACTAAGAAGGCCCTTGAAATGAGGTTGTTAGCCACTGAAGGAAAAACTCCCGAAGCTACTATGTACGCACAGATCATTTCCGAGATAAAACGCTACAAGGCACGCGGAGAACAACCGCGCTTCATCCAGCATGGCAAAGGATATATTAGCCTCTCGAGATGGTCAGAACACGGCCTTGCTTCCCAGATTGAACAGCATAACAAAAAAGTACGCCAGGAACTTCGCAACCGCCTGTTTAACATGGAATGGGATAGATTTGAGGATTTAATTGCCAGACTTTTGGCAGAGATGGGTTTTGAAGACATCGAAGTCACCAACCCCACCAGGGATGGGGGTATCGATGTGCGAGGCACCTTAGTAGTTGGAGATGTAATTCGCACTCGCATGGCTATACAGGTTAAGAAATGGAAACAAAATATCCAGGCACCGATAATTCAACAAGTAAGAGGAAGCCTCGGCGCCCATGAGCAAGGTTTAATAATTACCACCAGCGACTTTAGTACTGGCGCACGTAAAGAAGCTGCCCGTCCGGATGCCACGCCAGTAGCATTAATGAGCGGTGAACAACTAGTTCTCCTGATGGTTGAGTATGGGATTGGAGTTACTCGCGTTTCCCATGATTTGATAGAACTTGGCGAAGATGAGGCTATTACAAACGATACGGTTTGA
- a CDS encoding ImmA/IrrE family metallo-endopeptidase, whose product MANAFAAEFLMPKKLLAREAHRYSLRALAHRYLVSMQAMEIRLKELGLVCKDLRGAV is encoded by the coding sequence TCGCCGCGGAGTTTTTGATGCCCAAAAAGCTCCTGGCCCGCGAGGCGCACAGATACAGCCTAAGGGCCCTTGCCCACCGCTATTTGGTCTCCATGCAGGCCATGGAGATAAGGCTTAAAGAGCTGGGGTTGGTGTGCAAAGATTTGCGTGGGGCGGTATAA